In Cyclopterus lumpus isolate fCycLum1 chromosome 5, fCycLum1.pri, whole genome shotgun sequence, the genomic stretch ttgtttAATTTTACATGTGTAGCCCTGTGTACATGAACCGTGTAACATTGCAActtgaattattaaaatacattctTTTTATAGCCATACATTTTCTTCAGGTTTTTTCTTGAACAATCTGTACTACTGGAAAATCTCAATTTAACATTGCCATCATCTCTTCCTGGTTATCTTAAGCAttgcattaaattaaaaaggaaatgccCGTTTTTATACAATCCACTGAGATTAATTAGTATTCAAAATTCTGCGAAACCACCCGTCAGAAAAGTATTTTAGCGACTTTCTTccatttttacaaataaattgtaACTGCAACTATTAGCAACCTTTGCACCTATAAAGACAATGTCCTGATCTCATTTCCCTTGTCTGGTAAAAATATAAACCTTTATTTTCATAGTGAAGAAATTGGTacgatattttctttttttatgtgtgtacctgtggaaataaataataaataatattttaaaatatatacaactATCTACATGCTCTTGTAAGGTAAGAATAATGCTGTGCTTTAGAAGTCACAAATCTCTTTATTCGTTTTGGATGTTGTGCTGCAGAGATTGTATTTGCGTTGAGGGTATTGCACTTGAGTGTTtattatacatacaaatatttctgtatttatatatgtatatatatgaacgTTTATcatttacattgtatttatcTTTTCGTGCGGCAGTCACTTTCGGGCGGAACTAACTGTCGATAGGTCTTATATCTGGTCGGAAGATTTATTGGGAACACCGGAATCGCGCTCTCGACGGAGATTGCCGGGGAACATGCCTAAGTAAGTATAGATATTAATTCCCTTTCATGCTTAATCTATAACATCCACGTTTCACCTAATTTAGTtgctgtttgtgttgaacaACGAACGACGGCAACGCGAAACCTACGTTGGAAACTATTGAAACGGAGCAGTTTGTTTCCAGGTGGACGCGGTACGCTTTGGTCGGGCTCTGGCTATTTGCTGGGCTCGACCTCGACGTGAACAAAGCTAGGTTAACTGTTACCATAAAAACCACCAACGTTGCGATACATAAACAATTGATCTGCAAAAATCCACGATTCTTGCTATTTGTTGGACTTCTTATACAAGCTGGTTCTTTGTGTCGTTGTAAATGAGTCGGTAACGTAAAAGATGGATCTGAATAGTGagtctgtaatgttttttttttttttttttttactatgtgATTTTACTTCTTGTATGTTTATAAAACGACATATGCCGCACAGTAGCATTCAGATGCCTTCCTGGTGAACGTCCAACCTGGAACCACAGCAGAGAAAGACTCATCCTCAAATAAGtggctacaaaataaaaaatgaccaGTATGATGCTAACCGAATCAAATATTActtctttgtttttatgatgGTCACCTACACCGAGGTCATCCGTGTCCAGAATGAAAATGTATGCAAGACAATGTGTTGACCTGTTTTGCAGAAGGCAAAGGTTTCCTGTTGAGCTGCAGTCTTTGATACCTCAAAGTTTCCTGGAGGACGATGAATTGTTTAGCAGGACATTAATAACATAACATGCAGGACTCCAACTAACTACTGACACATATTTCTTTTGGTATTGTTTGGTAaaaggggagagggatcctcctctgttgctctcctaaaggtttctacccttttttggggggggggcagttttTCCtcattcgatgtgaggtcccgggatagggatgtcgtatgaggctaatttgtaatatttaacAACATTGCTAGTTTAAAAACACGATTTGTATTTCTATATTGCAGCTTGTTAACAGACAAATGCACTTTTTAGTGATGTTTGGCGTACATTGTTATTGACTCTTTAGTTCGAAAGTAACaattgtgaattattattatttatttttttaatacctcTCAACTCTAATTTAAAGTGCACCGCTTGTCATGTCTACAGCTCTGGACTTTTCATGTTTATAacaaccttttatttttctcttcccGGACAACAGGTTTTACTGTGACTACTGTGATACCTACCTTACTCATGATTCGGTAAGTTGTACTTGTGCTGTATCAAATCAAATTGTTGAAAAGCGTGATGTTGCATTTCACACCGGTTAAATATTTTCCACAAATTCCCGTTCCAGCCATCAGTGAGGAAGACCCACTGCAGTGGCCGAAAACACAAGGAAAATGTGAAGGACTACTACCAGAAATGGATGGAGGAGCAGGCTCAGAGCCTGATCGATAAAACGAGTAAGCAGATTATTGACACAATTATCTTGGAACATGGATGAGTGACTCTAGAAGTACTGAGCAACTTGCTGTTTTAATACTTCAAGACACTTTATCCTCTCACATTAATGGCCGATGGTTCTGAGTAAAATGCAAAAGAGTGAAGCCTGCTGTGTATCCCACACAAGATTTATGCTTGTGTGTGGGATAGCCAAGAGCTTTGCTTAAATAGTGCACGATACACCATCTTATTTGGGCCCCCTCTGAGATTACAAACCTCTAATCCACATGGGAGTATTGTCCACTGTGGAGGAACACCATTTTAGAAGCTGAATTATCCTTTGTAACTTGAAAAAGAGGGAACGCTACACATCTTTTCAGTGTTCTTTTGTAACTttctgtgtgtgatgttttgcCTTCTCTCCCTCCAGCGGCCGCCTTTCAACAGGGAAAGATCCCTCCCACACCGTTCCCTGGTGGCCCTCCCCCAGGTGAGTCCATTTCAGCTCTAAAAAAAGCTATATACACATCTGAAAGcatatacacattttctttgtttgttgaaCTTGTATGTTCATAATACACTGGTTACTTGTTCTGTGATGCTATTTGCACAACATTAGAAACATCATGCAGCACATTTGTATATGTGATTATCAACATTTTTATAAAGTAACAGCATCTCTAAGTAAATAAAAGAGGTCTTGCTTTCAGCACTTTAATGTTTCCAAGGGAACCAAGAGATGGCCAAATCACTAATGGACACAGTTGCAGATGTTTtggttaataaaaaaagaggcagaaatgCACTCAGTTTTTTAGGTACACCTAGCCAAAACTAATGCAATAATGTTTTCACTTTAGTCAGAAGTCGATGCAAATTaagctataaataaaaaaacataattcacaGTAATGAATGTGATCAAATTAATTGATTGCCCTCTAACATTGGCTGTTTAACACAGGTGGTCCTCCTCGGCCAGGCATGCTACCAACGCCCCCCATGGGAGGTCCGCCTATGATGCCCATGATGGGGCCTCCACCTCATGGAATGATGCCCGGTGGACCCGGTAAGAATCGTGTTTCTATGACGACGCTTTGTGTAACATTTACGATGCCATTAGTCGGCCTTTTAGAGTTAACTGGGTTTCATCTGTTCtcatgtagtttttttttctttttcttgtcacAAATACAGAAGGCCTTTTCCCTCATCCTAATTCATGTTTATTCTATTTGTTAACTATACTGTAGGTTTGAAACATTATCAAAGTTTAGATCAATTGATAGATCGTTTAAGATGTTTTACTAAGAAAATTGAAAAAATGTCTTTGATTTCTGCAGAGCAAAATGAGAAgttatttcttttccttttttgttttacattagtGAACATTAATCATCTTTTGAGTTTTAGGCGTTTGTCAACTTGAGCTCTAGTAATTACTTGGattaacttcttcttttttttagcactTTTGTATAATGCCATTGCTAAAATtatgaaataatacaaagtaTTATTCAATAAGAAAAGTTAGCATTACTTTCAACATTAATGCACTGCAGGCTGAAGCCAATCAAATCTTGAGTTTGCGCAGAACGACCGCTCTAAAGATGTTGTTCCTCACCAGgttattttaaatgacttgtGACCCCCTCGATGCACTGACGTGACCCTTTTGTGTAAAGCTGCCGGTCTAAATGAATAGCTAACGCTGTGCATCTCTCCGCTGTCACTCTTAGGAGGCATGAGGCCGCCGATGGGAGGACCCATGCAGATGATGCCGGGACCGCCACACATGATGCGTCACCCTCGACCGATGATGATGCCGGTCCGGCCGGGCATGATGCGACCAGACAGATAAGACTGGCTGGATTTTCTCCGCTCTTTGTTGCCACAAACAGACACTGTCTAGTGAGAACACTTGGCTAAAcacttggatttttttttttttttttcattgcgcctttttaaaaaaaaatttcaaacgTCCAACTTCTTCAACCTCAAACCTGAACTCCCAGATGTAATTATGTCTACTTTGTCtaattactttattttcttGTGCCGGTATTTATTCCTATACGAATTGATTTTACATCCCTGTTAAATTTTAATTAAACTTCGTCTTGTGTTAGTATCAAGTTTGAAACATCTCGTCTCACTTTGACAAAACTGTTCAGCGCACACGGTTAAAGAGCGTGTTTGATATGACAATATTTGTTGgtatattttgtactttttgtttgaggtttttacatatttgttatatttcattGCAATGCTTTGAGAAATAAAACAGTGATTTCAAACCTGTTTTTTTGTAGATTGTAGTCCTTCTTAACAAagttcatattttatgtttttaaaggcagttttttgtgtgttttttttttctccactgatTAGATACCTGAGGTTATGAGTGAATGTCACATTTCACCTCAGTCTcaaggtgtgaatgtgttttttttctaagtgTGTTTACACTGAGGCCGACTGGTGACCCGTTCAGGGTGAACTCCGCGTCACGCCCACTGCATTCTGGGATGCGCATTACCCCGCCCAGACCCTAAATTTAAcagagggaaaagaagaaaaaaaaacagacggaTGTTTTTCAAAATCTCGTTTCACGAGAGCCGAATGAGAACGCTGACCTCGACCCTCATTAGTTTATCCAGTCGAGCATGTTTTTGAAGAATTACAGCTCTTACGTAAGAATCTGTGGCTGCAAGTGAATCATTATCTCGGCCGACGTTTGTGTCTCCCGAATGCCTTCGCAATAATTCTCCTCTAGCTGGATTGTAACTTCTGTATCCATAATCGCCGCCGTCTCTCGTCTATAATCATGAACATGTCTCAACAGATGGCGCTAGAGAGTCGTCATGTTTCTGCACACTGGAATGATGTGCGATGACTGATTATGTGCTTCCCTGGACTGTCGAATGTCTCCCAGAGGACAATTTAGTGGTTTAGGAAATTTCTAGGCCacatacaaaaaagaaacacatttgtttggGGCAGTGGCCGTATGCTTCACGCCGTGTTTGCCAATTTCTATACTTATAGACCGGATGGAAAGCTCTGCAGAGACAATTGAAAGCTGTTCTGCTGCTGTGCATCAGATTGTCTTTTGGTAGCTGTCAGTTTATGCATGTTGTGATCTTCAAAGAGACTTTGGTAGATTACATGTAATCTGATGGCCACTCTAGGGAATGGACTCCATTaaaagcaccccccccccccccttcaaatCAGCGAGACAGGAATAAAAGCATGTCGATGCACATTTTATGCATATGTCGAGCATGGGCGGATGCCCGCGTGTCAACTGACGTCTTTATGAATATTCCATCTAGCCATGAAGTGGAGTGGCGGAAAGTGTTTATGATTGGAGTTCAGGAAATAAGCCACGATCATGAGGAATATGTATTGTAATGCATTTCacaggagagaggctgctcgtGAACACACACTAGGGCTATGTGAATGttagaggagaaaaaaaatgtggtttTGAAACGAACAAAAGAAGGAAACCCGGTTATTCTCGTGTATTTAGAAGTGACCTTTGGGAGCAAACTTGCTGTGTGCTGCACTGTAAAAACCTCTTGATTTAGAGTTGTATTTGTATAAATGAGGATTTCAAGCTGCTCGAATCATAACATAACCTGATAACTTACAGACTTTATCAGGGATTCATTATAAAGTCAAAAAGTCTGGTTTACTTTATGATTTTTGTCTTCAATCTGTTATCATTAAATCGGTGTAATTGGAtaagtttgttttaaaacagcTCTAATTACATCTTCATCTCGCAGACTAAAACTCATTCAATTACAGGGAAacacttcccagcatgcacagtATTGGTGTTAAAGTTCTTGCTTGCTGTTATCATTTCTCTTGTTCatatactgtttttttttaacaggttTCCAAAGCTTGTGCAGCTCgaaattaattagtttttcttttattacaaCATTGTTATTCCTTCCCATTTGATTGTATTAACTCGGGCTGCTGACACCGGATATCTTCTGCTGATCTTTTGAAAgctaaacttaaaaaaaaaaaaaagaagttgtatCTGTATCCTTTTAAAAGCTCAGCAGCCTCCTGTTTGCAACCGAGCGTCACATCATCGTTTCTGTGGCTGTTGCGGCTCTTtcagtgagttttttttttttttttaaccaaggTGGTGATGTAATCTTCTAAAAGCTACGGACTCTACGGTGATAAAATGCATGATTCAGTTTTAAAGTGCAGAGTTCAAGATCTGTTCTTACGTGTGCTGAACTCGGAACAAGCTCAGAGAAATGAGAATGTTGGATGACGACGGAACTCTCGCTCTCTTttattattcttcttctttctttttttacagtgcagTTCACACAAACCTCTTTGATATTCCCGTCATACAAGTGAACGCATTAACGTCCCGAATATCAACTGTAGAGGCAATCGGTTGGCTGTTctctgcagccccccccccccccccctcgtcagCAAGGCCGCgaaggagaggaagcagctgaTTGATGAACTGTTTATACCAAACAGGTTGGACTGCAGATCTACATGCTCTGAAGAATCACTTGGGTTTCTGTAGTCAAAATGATGCcgcatcttttatttatttttttgcttccGGCATGCAGTCGGCATTCTCACCGCTCACCAGTTTTGGTTGAATGGAAAATGATAATCTGACTGAGGAGTACGGCGTGATTGCGCCCGGCTGGTGATGAAAAGAATCGTTGAGAAAGAAGGCCGGCTGCAAGGCGACGACTTCACTGGAATCTTTCAATACAAACCCCCcgtttcccctcctccccttttgtctctccctccacctctattctgcctcctccctccctccctctcgtctcctcctctctgctgccctGCTACCCTGTAATTTAATCCACTTAGTCATGGCTCCAGATCAATATTCATTTTCCTTGGCCTTAGGGAGAGAGAGCCTCTCGAAAATCTGCTTGTTTCAGTGGTTGCGTTGTCCAGCAGGGGCTCCCATGGGCCCGCGGGCCCGATACCGATGTACAGTCTGAGAAAAACAATACATCTAATCTCTCACTAACCGGCTGTACACAGCACAGCTGTATGTGTTGGagccttttttttatatgcGTGTACTTTGCATCAGTTCAAATCCCCCCAAAAGACTCtttatatattatcattattctcCTCCACCGAGACGTTGAGATGCAACGCCCCGGCTGCAAAGCAAATGAATTACATCAAAGTAGATTAAATTAAGGCTAATCTGATTAGCGGCCTTGTAAGTGACCAGAAAGCAAGACGGCGTTATTATATCCCGCAGGATTTGATTTTTCACTGTCGACACAGTTGCAACGCAGGCGGACGACGACGCTGCAGCCACAAGGTTCAAACGCCACGAACGAACACGAGCGGCCTGCCGAAGTGCCCTTGAGCGAGATAACAACACGCCATCGGCTCAAAAGCCCGAATGTGACTGTGGGAATTAGTCACTCGCCGCCATCGGGTGAACATTTTGAGTGGGCACAACATTGTTAGCCGCCCTACTTCAGGATGAACCGTGTTTAgcccgccccccacccccacccccccgcggCGCCGACAGTGATTCTCCTTCACCTGCGTCGCCATGCTTTTATAAATAGCCCTGTTAAATATTCATTTGTCAGCATTTGGGTATTTTGTACTTCAACGAAGTCAAAAGGTCAGGCGAGCATTTTTACTGACACGAATATGAACGATAAAGACGTTGAAAAGAGAATGATTTTCTTGAGTTCATTGGATTTTACATGAACTAAAATGTGCTCAAAACCAAACACcacctgttttttgtttttttttaaacacacattttggagTTTGTGTAAAATATTATATGCGGGCCAGAAGGTCAgtcaatatttatatacatttttattcaagTATTGATATGGTTTATAAGTAATTAAACTGAAGACAACTAGATCCTGTACAGTTTTCATGGTTTTACTCCCATCGGTTGTTTTTTTGCTCAAATTATTTCCAGCATTTTATGCCTTTTTATTAGAGAGTTGACAAATGACGCACACAGTTATGTCTGAACCTcggtggggggaaaaaagcagtAGTATTTTGCGGCATTCGTTCATATCACATGACCTCCATCAGCAGGTGTGGTCAAGAATGAACTGTGATGATGTTCATCatgatgaagatcatgtgatgGCTTCAGATACTAAATGGAGCTGGAGGTGAGTTTTTTTTAGCCATTGAATAGTATTTGTttgaatgtatgtatgaatgaTACTGTTTGTAGTTTACTGTTCATTTTGAagcaactttttctttttcttgttaaaaaaatatgCTGTTTGTGGCCACGGTTGTGCACACTGAAAGTAGAAGGTCATTTTTAGAAGCTAGAGTggagtgttttttgttttcccccCGAATTCTGAAAGTCTAAATTTAGAATAACTTGCCTTGATGAATATTTCATGTAACCTCACCTCCAACTTAATGGCGTGAATATTTTATCAGGGTCCTCATCACCTCAAACATATGGTTCTTATCCATATATGCATATTAAAGTAGTTGAACATGTCTGCCTTTAAAGACTGTCCATCACCCAAAGCTGATGTGCCACCACAAAgacaatttaatttaacataCTTAAAATGAaaatcttattttcttttgctttttttgtgtctAAAGCATATTTTTCTGCCCGTGTTCGTGTAGTCTGATGTTTCACTGGATTTGCTGCACTCccagttttgttttatttctattttaaaacaACGTGCACACATGTTTATCCTCTTAAGCTGGAGATGTGTTTGAAGGTTAACATTCATCTCCGCAacactcttttttctttttttttaaaccaaatatTGTTTGATATAATTTGTTGTGAgccctaaaaataaatataatattccaTAAAATGCATAGACTCTTTGAAACCGGCATGTTAAATTGGCAGTAAATGAAAAAAGAGCTTAAAACTAAGCCAAAAGGCAGTAACTGCACTCTAAAGCTAAAACTACACTTTCgctgttatttttatttatttttgattaactGATGTTATCACTTTTTATGAACTGACATGTTGATGATTCAGTGTTTTATTCATCATAACTAAGTAAAGCAGGAGCTAAATCTAATTATGATGATTGAAGGGGAAGAAAAGCTGCtacgttagctttctgcttaAGCTAACGTAACTAGCTTAGCCGCTCGAGTCCGAATTCAGGCCATTTGTGAGCTTCAGCTACCTTTTAAAGCACATATTTGGTACTTAATAGATACTGATTAATATAGctacatattaataatatatatggaCCGATGCATAGCAAGACAGACTGTAACTACTCAAAATACCATTTATTTTCCTAAAAGAAATAGTTAAACTATAGCTGAAGGCACATTTGTTGGTGGATATTGCATTTTGTGAAGATTATCCAaatctattttatttgtataataatCAGACAATCAAAAAAAGGCGTCAATATAAGGCATGCAAACTTCTATAgatctttattctattatttattatttagacgAATAAAAGCTACACATGGAAACTTACAGATGTGTAGACACTAGGCCTACCCACAATCTGAATATAAGTAAATTCAATTATTCAGCTTGCGACAGTGTTCGGGGCCTCTACTTAAAGTAcagttataaaaataaaaataaagttgcTGGGGGCTGCTATTGCAACCAAAAGTCCCACTGAAGCGAGTTCTTCACCATTTAAGTGTTCTGTATCTCCGACCTGATGGAAGTAATGTGACGGTTTGGTTCACACTATAGTTAGCCTACAGCTGAAAATGACATCATGTAGCCGAGCTCCAGAAGAAGGAGTCGTCTAATGGATTCCTGAGTTTAAACAGTCGTGcacgtgtgttgtgtgtgcaaCGTGGCTGCAGCCTCTCacgctctctttctgtcttctcaATGGGGGAAGCGGGGCACTTGTACATGATTAATCCAGAATGAACGTGCACTTTCATCCGTAATGATCGTGGAAGATTACACCAGCATGCATAGAGAAGTTTCACCAATCGCTTCCTTTTCAGCCTCAGAGGCGTCCACGAAACTGCCTCGATTACAGCATCCCAAATGGTTTCCATCGGGGAAGTTCTCTTTGCAATCGAGCATCTCTCAGCTTATCTCAGAAATGTCTGTTGTTCGCTCCCGACAGTCGATATGCGCCCCAAGGTGGCATTGAAAAACCCATCATCGGTTACAGTCTCATTCATGCATGTAATGGTTTCTGATTGAACGACTCGTTGAAAAATGAGCAAAAACTTGTCTTCATCAGAGTCGGCGAGAGGCTGCTTTCCACTGCATTGTCCTTTGCTTACATCTCTCTTTTGCCAAAGATTTATGTTGGTCAGCGCTCTACtaatttaacacattttcaacCCTTTCAAAAGGAACATGTGATGTCAGCTCTCGTTTTTCACATTTCTGGTTATGATTGACTGAGATTTCCGAGATAAAGAAATAACACTTCCTTGTGCACgaaacaataacatttttttttctctttctaaaAATAAGAACAAGCAGGTTAAGtcgaggttaaaaaaaaaaaaaaaactcttgtgATGTCACCTTTTAAATCTGAGACTAGGAGTGAATACTAGAGTGCCATCTTGGCTTTTACTCCAGCAACAAGTCAAATTGCTTCTAAAGATGTGCTCAATATAGAGTTACAGGCAGGGTCTATTTTTAAGGAAAGCAAAGATTCGTACTCTCTAAATGCGTTGAAACTCCAAAGTTAAAAGCCTTTGGCTAAGCACTGTGCATCTAAAGATAAAGGCAGATTTAGCCCTATAGCAACCCATTCTTTACATACAAAAAtggccttcttttttttttttcaagagatTTGCGACAGTAGGCATTGTTTGTGCAACGTGATAATAACAAAAAGACGTTCCCGTAGTATTTTTACACCTCGACGACGCGCAAACTCCTCTTTTTATAGCCGGATGTTCCCTCGACTGTGAACAGTGATTACTGTCTTCATTCTCGACGTGTGCTCTTAATCTATCTCAAAGTGGGAGCCGTCTAATAATGGAAGTGCAGCTCGCCCTGACGGTATCGCCTCCCCCGAGAATGCGTATTCTGACCCTCAGCTGAATATATCAAGCATGTCTAAATTGATTCATGACTGCCAATATCATTACTATCATTAATGCCATACATCTCCCGTACTCTCTGGATATGGAAGCTTGTCAAGGACGGCTATCATGGCGGTGTAACGCTGACAGTGCCCTGCCTGTGAACTGTCAGCATTATCCGTGGATTAATTAAGTGGCCGGTGAGCAGCTCTCCTCTCATTCCCCCTTGGTCCTTTTCTTCTGTGCGAATTTAAATGtgtccctccttcttttcctccccaTGTACTTTAATAAAACACAGTGTATAATTTAGTTAGTAGAttaaatttttattttattttattttattttttttaaatactgcgATAAAAACAGTGCGACTAACGATTAACAACTGTGTCAGTGGCTattgtcatcatcatccccccccccccccccccccccccc encodes the following:
- the snrpc gene encoding U1 small nuclear ribonucleoprotein C → MPKFYCDYCDTYLTHDSPSVRKTHCSGRKHKENVKDYYQKWMEEQAQSLIDKTTAAFQQGKIPPTPFPGGPPPGGPPRPGMLPTPPMGGPPMMPMMGPPPHGMMPGGPGGMRPPMGGPMQMMPGPPHMMRHPRPMMMPVRPGMMRPDR